The following proteins come from a genomic window of Streptomyces sp. NBC_00539:
- a CDS encoding biotin--[acetyl-CoA-carboxylase] ligase, whose amino-acid sequence MTPSDASGGTPSGASAGRWSSLDRPPLNAAALRRHLVGEGLWSSLEVVSSTGSTNTDLAARAGELGEGAVLVAEEQSAGRGRLDRSWVAPARSGLFFSVLLKPGPGVPEERWGWLTLLAGVATATGLSRAAGVDTALKWPNDLLVTVEGEERKAGGILSERVGDGVVVGIGLNVTLTEDELPVDTAGSLALAKATVTDREPLLKAVLRSLEQWYETWRAAGGDPAASGLQETYAAGCATLGRHVRADLPGGRTITGTAEAVDAEGRLVIRTAQDERLAVGAGDVVHLRSVH is encoded by the coding sequence ATGACGCCATCAGATGCATCAGGAGGAACTCCCTCGGGAGCTTCCGCGGGACGTTGGTCCAGCCTGGACCGGCCGCCGTTGAATGCCGCCGCCTTGCGGCGGCATCTCGTGGGGGAGGGGTTGTGGAGTTCGCTGGAGGTGGTTTCGTCCACCGGGTCCACGAACACCGATCTCGCCGCGCGGGCCGGGGAGCTGGGCGAGGGAGCCGTGCTCGTCGCCGAGGAGCAGAGCGCCGGGCGCGGGCGGCTGGACCGGAGCTGGGTCGCGCCCGCCCGGTCCGGGCTGTTCTTCTCGGTGCTGCTCAAGCCCGGCCCCGGGGTGCCCGAGGAGCGGTGGGGGTGGCTGACCCTGCTCGCCGGGGTGGCCACCGCGACCGGACTGTCCCGGGCGGCGGGCGTCGACACCGCCCTCAAGTGGCCGAACGACCTGCTGGTCACCGTCGAGGGCGAGGAGCGCAAGGCGGGCGGCATCCTCTCCGAGCGCGTCGGTGACGGGGTCGTCGTCGGCATCGGGCTGAACGTCACCCTCACCGAGGACGAGCTGCCCGTCGACACCGCGGGCTCCCTCGCCCTCGCCAAGGCCACCGTCACCGACCGGGAACCGCTGCTCAAGGCCGTACTGCGCTCCCTGGAGCAGTGGTACGAGACCTGGCGCGCGGCGGGCGGCGATCCGGCGGCCAGCGGCCTCCAGGAGACGTACGCGGCGGGCTGCGCGACGCTGGGCCGGCACGTCCGGGCGGACCTGCCCGGCGGCCGCACGATCACCGGGACGGCCGAAGCGGTCGACGCGGAAGGGCGGCTCGTGATCCGCACGGCGCAGGACGAGCGGCTGGCCGTGGGGGCCGGGGACGTGGTCCACCTGCGGTCGGTCCACTAG
- the mmpB gene encoding morphogenic membrane protein MmpB: protein MLWSDPKDEPPKDMRDAQAMLRRLMVVLALAMVVVVYVLGVGPF from the coding sequence ATGCTCTGGTCAGACCCGAAGGACGAGCCGCCGAAGGACATGCGCGACGCGCAAGCCATGCTCCGGCGGCTCATGGTGGTGCTCGCCCTCGCCATGGTCGTCGTGGTGTACGTCCTCGGCGTCGGCCCGTTCTGA
- a CDS encoding Maf family protein has protein sequence MTAAAPRSLVLASASPARLNLLRQAGLAPHVIVSGFDEDTLSADTPSELALALAEAKAGVVAALDEAAGALVIGCDSVLELDGEALGKPADAEEATARWKSMRGRAGVLRTGHCVIDTASGRQVSATASTTVRFGEPTDAEVAAYVASGEPLHVAGAFTLDGLSAPFIDGIDGDHGNVIGISLPLLRSLLAELGVSLTDLWA, from the coding sequence ATGACTGCTGCCGCGCCCCGCTCCCTCGTCCTCGCCTCCGCCTCACCCGCCCGGCTGAACCTGCTGCGGCAGGCGGGGCTCGCCCCGCACGTGATCGTCAGCGGCTTCGACGAGGACACCCTCTCCGCCGACACGCCGTCCGAGCTGGCGCTCGCACTGGCCGAGGCGAAGGCCGGCGTGGTGGCGGCGCTGGACGAGGCCGCGGGGGCGCTGGTGATCGGCTGCGACTCCGTCCTGGAGCTCGACGGGGAGGCGCTCGGCAAGCCGGCCGACGCCGAGGAGGCAACGGCCCGCTGGAAGTCGATGCGGGGCCGGGCCGGGGTGCTGCGCACCGGGCACTGCGTGATCGACACGGCGAGCGGCCGTCAGGTTTCGGCCACGGCGTCCACGACGGTCCGCTTCGGCGAGCCGACGGACGCGGAGGTCGCCGCGTACGTGGCCAGCGGTGAGCCGCTGCACGTGGCGGGCGCCTTCACCCTGGACGGCCTGTCGGCGCCCTTCATCGACGGCATCGACGGGGACCACGGCAACGTGATCGGCATCTCCCTGCCCCTGCTGCGCTCCCTGCTGGCCGAACTGGGCGTGTCCCTCACGGATTTGTGGGCCTGA
- a CDS encoding acyl-CoA carboxylase subunit beta, translated as MSQPSEPIDMHTTAGKIADLQRRIDEATHAGSARAVEKQHAKGKLTARERIGLLLDEGSFVELDEFARHRSTNFGLEQTRPYGDGVVTGYGTVDGRPVAVFSQDFTVFGGALGEVYGQKIIKVMDFALKTGCPVIGINDSGGARIQEGVSALGMYGEIFRRNVHASGVIPQISLVVGPCAGGAVYSPAITDFTVMVDQTSHMFITGPDVIKTVTGEDVGFEELGGARTHNSTSGVAHHMAGDEKDAIEYVKSLLAYLPSNNLSEAPAFPEEADTEVSDLDRELDVLIPDSANQPYDMHTVIEHVVDDGEFLETQSLFAPNILTGFGRVEGHPVGIVANQPMQFAGCLDINASEKAARFVRTCDAFNIPVLTFVDVPGFLPGTDQEYNGIIRRGAKLIYAYAEATVPLITVITRKAFGGAYDVMGSKHLGADLNLAWPTAQIAVMGAQGAVNILHRRTIAEAEAAGQGEETRARLIAEYEDTLLNPYTAAERGYIDAVAMPSETRAHVVKGLRQLRTKRESLPPKKHGNIPL; from the coding sequence ATGTCACAACCCTCAGAGCCGATCGACATGCACACCACCGCGGGGAAGATCGCGGATCTGCAGCGCCGGATCGACGAAGCCACCCACGCCGGGTCCGCGCGGGCGGTGGAGAAGCAGCACGCCAAGGGGAAGCTGACGGCGCGTGAGCGGATCGGTCTGCTGCTGGACGAGGGGTCCTTCGTCGAGCTCGACGAGTTCGCCCGGCACCGCTCGACCAACTTCGGGCTGGAGCAGACCCGCCCCTACGGCGACGGCGTCGTGACCGGCTACGGCACGGTCGACGGCCGGCCGGTGGCCGTGTTCTCGCAGGACTTCACCGTCTTCGGCGGGGCCCTCGGCGAGGTCTACGGCCAGAAGATCATCAAGGTGATGGACTTCGCGCTGAAGACCGGCTGCCCGGTCATCGGCATCAACGACTCCGGCGGCGCCCGCATCCAGGAGGGCGTCAGCGCGCTCGGCATGTACGGCGAGATCTTCCGCCGCAACGTCCACGCGTCGGGCGTGATCCCGCAGATCAGCCTCGTCGTGGGCCCCTGCGCCGGCGGCGCCGTGTACTCCCCCGCCATCACCGACTTCACCGTGATGGTCGACCAGACCTCGCACATGTTCATCACCGGCCCGGACGTCATCAAGACGGTCACCGGCGAGGACGTGGGCTTCGAGGAGCTCGGCGGCGCCCGCACCCACAACTCCACCTCGGGTGTCGCCCACCACATGGCCGGGGACGAGAAGGACGCCATCGAGTACGTCAAGTCACTCCTGGCCTACCTGCCGTCCAACAACCTCTCCGAGGCGCCCGCCTTCCCCGAGGAGGCGGACACCGAGGTCTCCGACCTCGACCGCGAGCTGGACGTACTGATCCCGGACAGCGCGAACCAGCCGTACGACATGCACACGGTGATCGAGCACGTCGTCGACGACGGCGAGTTCCTGGAGACGCAGTCGCTGTTCGCGCCGAACATCCTCACCGGCTTCGGCCGCGTCGAGGGCCACCCGGTGGGCATCGTCGCGAACCAGCCGATGCAGTTCGCCGGCTGCCTGGACATCAACGCCTCCGAGAAGGCCGCCCGCTTCGTGCGGACCTGCGACGCCTTCAACATCCCGGTGCTGACGTTCGTGGACGTACCGGGCTTCCTGCCGGGCACCGACCAGGAGTACAACGGAATCATCCGGCGCGGCGCGAAGCTGATCTACGCCTACGCCGAGGCCACCGTCCCCCTGATCACCGTCATCACCCGCAAGGCCTTCGGCGGTGCGTACGACGTCATGGGCTCCAAGCACCTCGGCGCGGACCTGAACCTGGCCTGGCCGACCGCGCAGATCGCCGTCATGGGCGCGCAGGGCGCGGTGAACATCCTGCACCGCCGCACGATCGCCGAGGCCGAGGCCGCCGGTCAGGGGGAGGAGACGCGGGCCCGGCTGATCGCCGAGTACGAGGACACCCTGCTGAACCCGTACACCGCCGCCGAGCGCGGGTACATCGACGCGGTGGCCATGCCGTCGGAGACCCGGGCACACGTGGTGAAGGGGCTGCGGCAGCTGCGGACCAAGCGGGAGTCCCTGCCCCCGAAGAAGCACGGCAACATCCCCCTCTAG
- a CDS encoding acyl-CoA carboxylase epsilon subunit, with translation MIKVVKGNPTPEELAAALAVVQARAAALASAPSGAPGVPDEWSAPARVARRTLPQPGPRAWGRTYWPA, from the coding sequence GTGATCAAGGTCGTCAAGGGGAATCCGACGCCGGAGGAGCTGGCCGCCGCACTGGCGGTGGTCCAAGCGCGCGCGGCGGCGCTGGCTTCCGCGCCGTCGGGCGCGCCCGGGGTGCCGGACGAGTGGTCGGCGCCCGCGCGGGTGGCGCGCCGGACGCTGCCCCAGCCGGGTCCGCGCGCCTGGGGCCGTACGTACTGGCCCGCTTAG